From a single Hypanus sabinus isolate sHypSab1 chromosome 7, sHypSab1.hap1, whole genome shotgun sequence genomic region:
- the fjx1 gene encoding four-jointed box protein 1, translating into MRELLPGLALLCLLGWLSLTSEPGDPPPPPPPSAAAKTFRSLLAVSLQEEEAAGTTRRSGSLPGRTGNELAPLVEQGVFWSERADRLPSAGFSERHVQRWQQRARSARLVSLEKGCGRLSNRLATFADGSRACVRYGINPDQVLGETLSFYLSRLLGVRNVPALALSRVNTNAEQWLRVRREVQAAPWADRPVVSLSEWIGNLSDVVSPPPLRAGAGARGLHPRVDELANVTEHQARELAQWSDLVLFDYLTANFDRLASNLLSLQWDSRVMERSTNNLHRTPQGSLVFIDNEAGLVHGYRVLPMWERYHESLLKTLCIFRKETARRITELHRSRDAAGQLLALYLASEPLAPQLGFLSEEHAQMVQARTDRLYKHIMQCKAKYGQ; encoded by the coding sequence ATGAGGGAACTGCTGCCCGGCTTGGCTCTGCTCTGCTTACTGGGCTGGCTGAGCCTTACCTCGGAGCCCGGGGATcccccgccgccgccgccgccgtcTGCTGCTGCTAAAACTTTCCGAAGTCTTCTCGCTGTTTCGCTGCAGGAGGAGGAAGCGGCAGGGACGACGAGGAGGAGCGGTTCGTTGCCAGGACGGACCGGGAACGAGCTGGCACCATTGGTGGAGCAGGGTGTGTTCTGGAGCGAGCGAGCCGACCGCTTACCGTCCGCCGGCTTCTCGGAGAGGCACGTCCAGCGCTGGCAGCAACGAGCCCGCTCTGCGCGCCTGGTCAGCCTGGAGAAGGGCTGCGGGAGGCTGTCCAACCGCCTGGCGACCTTCGCGGATGGTAGCCGAGCCTGCGTGAGGTACGGCATCAACCCAGACCAGGTTCTGGGCGAGACCCTCTCCTTCTACCTGTCCCGCCTGCTGGGCGTCCGCAACGTGCCCGCCCTGGCACTGTCCCGGGTCAACACCAACGCTGAGCAGTGGCTGAGGGTCCGGCGCGAGGTGCAGGCGGCGCCCTGGGCGGACCGGCCGGTGGTCAGTCTGTCCGAGTGGATCGGCAACCTGAGCGACGTGGTGAGTCCGCCGCCGCTGCGGGCCGGCGCTGGCGCCAGAGGGCTGCACCCTCGGGTGGACGAGCTGGCCAACGTGACGGAGCACCAAGCGCGGGAACTGGCCCAGTGGTCCGACCTCGTCCTCTTCGACTACCTGACGGCGAACTTCGACCGGCTGGCCAGCAACCTGCTGAGCTTGCAGTGGGACTCGCGGGTGATGGAGCGGTCGACCAACAACCTCCACCGAACGCCCCAGGGCTCCCTGGTCTTCATCGACAACGAGGCGGGGCTGGTGCACGGCTACCGGGTGTTACCCATGTGGGAGCGCTACCACGAGTCGCTGTTGAAGACCCTGTGCATTTTCCGCAAGGAAACGGCTAGGCGGATCACGGAGCTGCACCGTTCCCGGGATGCCGCCGGCCAGTTGCTGGCCCTGTATCTGGCCAGCGAGCCGCTGGCCCCGCAGCTCGGGTTCCTGTCCGAGGAACACGCTCAGATGGTGCAGGCCAGGACTGACCGCCTCTACAAACACATCATGCAGTGTAAGGCGAAGTATGGACAATAA